The Pedobacter mucosus genome window below encodes:
- a CDS encoding RagB/SusD family nutrient uptake outer membrane protein, producing the protein MKKLFFLITISAAILFNSCKKELDQTPISASTTATFYRSPSDFLQASNAIYASLHNYPIRLSNLSEIRSDNIYGVSVTVRDWDPINDFSPSIAANSYVTEAWSTDFNGIFRANTLLDQIDKNGSFIESATLATRLQAEAKFLRAFYYFDLVRYFGKVPIIDHPVSAPEAATINRANVVDVYKFMIADLQSAITNLPPTYTGVDVGRATKYAAEALLAQVYMAKSSAKYGIDGPGQDSNEWNLALPLLQDIISSGLYVFNTNYSNIFSYTNQSPTVNKEAVFNVMYQTGISGTADLYGASFPWVLAPGAYFLSLKDSRSNGSLEIIPVSNDLLNSYASADVRKAFNINTAGYTNAGSTENRPFFKKWLDITKIPTTSRFDWGINFIAFRYTDILMLKAECILRGAPGAQADVDAIVNQVRIRAGLTAITGVTLPQLFEERRKEFANEGSRWFDLQRSGDLLNIMNAWRAKDDAQNAIRPATANHIIYPVPQTQIDAVPGLYIQNPGY; encoded by the coding sequence ATGAAAAAATTATTTTTTCTAATCACAATATCAGCCGCGATCTTATTTAATTCATGTAAGAAGGAATTAGATCAAACGCCTATTTCAGCATCAACAACTGCTACATTTTATCGTTCACCAAGTGATTTTTTACAAGCATCAAATGCTATTTATGCCAGCTTGCATAATTACCCAATTAGATTATCGAATTTATCAGAAATACGTTCAGATAATATTTATGGGGTATCCGTTACGGTACGGGACTGGGATCCAATTAATGATTTTTCCCCTTCAATAGCTGCAAATTCTTATGTTACTGAAGCTTGGAGTACAGATTTTAATGGGATTTTCAGAGCCAATACTTTATTAGATCAGATAGATAAAAATGGAAGTTTTATAGAATCTGCTACCTTGGCAACACGTTTACAAGCCGAAGCAAAATTTTTAAGGGCTTTTTATTACTTTGATTTGGTGCGGTATTTTGGTAAAGTTCCGATTATAGATCATCCCGTATCTGCTCCCGAAGCAGCTACCATTAATAGGGCTAACGTAGTTGATGTTTATAAATTTATGATAGCTGATTTGCAATCGGCCATAACCAATCTGCCTCCAACATATACAGGCGTTGATGTTGGGCGTGCTACAAAGTATGCTGCAGAAGCTTTATTGGCGCAGGTTTATATGGCTAAATCATCAGCAAAATATGGTATAGATGGCCCAGGCCAAGATTCTAATGAATGGAATTTAGCCCTGCCTCTATTACAGGATATCATTTCCAGCGGTTTATATGTGTTCAATACCAATTACAGTAATATATTTTCTTACACTAATCAAAGTCCGACTGTAAATAAAGAAGCGGTTTTTAACGTAATGTACCAAACTGGTATAAGCGGTACAGCTGATTTATATGGTGCTTCTTTCCCTTGGGTGCTTGCACCTGGTGCCTACTTTTTATCTTTAAAGGATAGTAGGTCTAATGGTAGTTTGGAAATTATTCCTGTTTCTAATGATTTATTAAATAGTTACGCATCAGCTGATGTTAGAAAAGCTTTTAATATCAATACCGCTGGTTACACCAATGCTGGAAGCACAGAGAATAGACCATTCTTTAAGAAATGGCTGGATATCACTAAAATACCAACGACAAGTAGATTCGATTGGGGAATTAATTTTATCGCGTTTAGGTACACTGATATTTTAATGCTAAAAGCTGAATGTATTTTGAGAGGTGCGCCCGGAGCTCAGGCAGATGTAGACGCAATCGTTAACCAGGTGCGAATAAGAGCTGGATTAACGGCAATAACTGGAGTAACTTTGCCACAGTTGTTTGAGGAACGTAGAAAAGAATTCGCTAATGAAGGCTCACGCTGGTTTGATTTACAAAGAAGTGGCGATTTGCTTAATATTATGAATGCCTGGCGGGCGAAAGATGATGCTCAAAACGCGATCAGGCCAGCTACTGCTAATCATATAATTTATCCAGTGCCGCAAACACAGATAGATGCTGTACCAGGATTGTACATTCAAAATCCAGGTTATTAA
- a CDS encoding MutS-related protein, whose translation MSNVQAQVLTDYHQKIKEVSDQIDQTNKLIEKLSFFRIGLFLAEILLFVLLLNSADDNWRTLVQFLMIIPVAGFIFIVRRQSKLDRKVEFEKQLLWVYQNEWNILSGIENGYDGGNIFETESHPYTSDLDIFGSSSLFGLINRCNTKTGIEKLAANFSQKNSLDIILERQSAIKEMALKIKETFDFRANLHGHDVNKIEQIKEQLKHQLGEQLAFTRHKFFRFYVTVVPFISIALILGSIFIGGIFIKLLVLVTIIHTGWNVILNPKVNKVFYCFGGGSNLLNGYARAIRWTEKQSWKSTYILNLFKSKVPVSEEIKSLSKIIQNFDARLNLLVGGVLNALLLWDFKCCISLDKWYQASSSNVVSALNNLGYFEEIISFATLTHNSPDWIFPEIKSTFSLSAKSIGHPLISKNYRVVNDFQLEQQPTVDIVTGSNMAGKSTFLRTLGINMVLAYSGAPVCASEMSLSVFALNTYMRIKDSLNESTSTFKAELNRLKMILNHVVTDKDTFVLIDEMLRGTNSKDKYLGSKVFIEKLIAMKTPALFATHDLQLSELKETYITAVRNYHFDIQISQGEMNFDYKIKNGPCKTFNAAILLKEIGLSLD comes from the coding sequence ATGTCAAACGTACAAGCGCAGGTTTTAACTGATTATCACCAAAAAATTAAAGAGGTTTCAGATCAAATAGATCAAACAAATAAGTTAATTGAAAAACTATCATTTTTTAGAATTGGATTATTCTTAGCTGAGATTTTACTTTTTGTATTGCTTCTAAATTCTGCAGATGATAACTGGCGTACACTCGTTCAATTTTTAATGATTATTCCAGTCGCTGGCTTTATTTTTATTGTTCGCCGTCAAAGCAAACTTGATCGGAAAGTTGAATTTGAAAAGCAGCTATTGTGGGTTTATCAAAACGAGTGGAACATTTTAAGTGGAATAGAAAATGGTTATGACGGTGGTAACATATTCGAAACTGAATCACATCCATATACTTCAGATCTTGATATTTTTGGAAGTTCTTCATTATTCGGCTTGATTAATCGTTGCAATACCAAAACCGGAATTGAGAAATTAGCTGCAAATTTTAGCCAAAAAAATTCATTAGATATTATTTTAGAACGTCAATCTGCCATTAAAGAAATGGCATTAAAAATTAAGGAAACATTTGATTTTCGAGCCAATTTACATGGTCATGATGTAAATAAAATAGAACAGATTAAAGAGCAGCTTAAGCATCAGCTTGGCGAACAATTGGCATTTACACGCCATAAATTCTTCAGATTTTATGTAACCGTCGTTCCTTTTATTTCCATTGCTTTAATCCTCGGATCTATATTTATTGGAGGTATTTTTATCAAACTCTTAGTTTTGGTAACCATAATTCACACGGGGTGGAACGTGATCCTTAATCCTAAAGTGAACAAAGTTTTTTATTGTTTTGGAGGTGGATCTAATTTACTAAACGGTTATGCAAGGGCAATCCGCTGGACCGAAAAGCAATCTTGGAAAAGTACTTATATCTTAAATTTATTTAAATCAAAGGTGCCTGTTAGTGAAGAGATAAAGAGCCTTTCAAAAATCATACAAAATTTCGATGCTCGCCTAAATTTACTTGTTGGTGGGGTTTTAAATGCACTTTTATTGTGGGATTTTAAATGTTGTATCAGTTTAGATAAATGGTATCAGGCATCTTCATCGAATGTTGTTTCGGCATTAAACAATTTAGGTTATTTTGAAGAAATCATCTCATTTGCTACTTTAACTCATAATTCTCCAGATTGGATATTTCCAGAAATAAAGAGCACATTTTCTTTATCAGCCAAATCGATCGGCCATCCCTTAATTAGTAAAAATTATCGCGTCGTAAATGATTTTCAATTGGAGCAACAACCAACAGTTGATATCGTTACGGGATCGAACATGGCTGGAAAAAGTACGTTTCTAAGAACATTAGGTATAAATATGGTTCTGGCTTATTCAGGTGCTCCAGTTTGTGCTTCCGAAATGTCATTATCAGTTTTTGCGCTTAATACCTACATGCGTATTAAAGATTCACTTAATGAAAGTACGTCAACTTTTAAGGCAGAATTAAATCGACTTAAAATGATTTTAAATCATGTGGTTACTGATAAGGATACTTTTGTTTTGATAGATGAAATGTTGCGTGGCACAAATAGTAAGGATAAATATTTAGGCTCTAAGGTATTTATAGAAAAATTAATTGCGATGAAAACACCTGCGTTATTCGCTACGCATGATTTGCAACTTTCTGAACTTAAAGAAACTTATATAACAGCGGTTAGAAATTATCATTTTGATATTCAGATTAGCCAAGGCGAAATGAACTTTGATTATAAAATCAAAAACGGTCCTTGTAAAACTTTTAATGCCGCGATTTTATTAAAGGAAATTGGCTTGAGTCTTGATTAG
- a CDS encoding putative porin: MQKVFKICLIVFLFVGINNVFAQDLKTSVGTNKELDSVRKKLDGSQDSIIYTAKFIRFTKLALSRDSIILLPLDTSTVNIQNYSPLLQPKYPTISTGNMGLPAKPLLYEPTKRIGFDEGFHSLDYYALTPEDIIYYQARAPFTSLYFVSAGQKEQLFRAIHSQNIKRNWNVGLNFNRADSRGFYARERGDNLNVALFSWYQSPSKRYNMWASAIFNTMRAYENGSIVQDAKIFESGYDKISRDAEVVRLTNARNLYRKNTLFLKQTYYVGRIDTSTNVNNAVLPTNKISYTLEYNNNSYDFYKNEVDNKSVLPRALTKGDGLIDTTFTNDSTHVQHIKNEFIYSFFLRAKNSTVIKNELKLDAGIRHEYYNYKSLGIRSNNTLYEDRQFSFQNISLLGSLGYRFTKNIDLNADVQQVFQGRNAGDFLYEGKSNIVLSKSVGKLVLGAYLQNKSPQELFNYYNGNHYAWNIADLKNTKVANLSFNYINDQLGFEAGAKYFLTSNYLYFAQSGVNGILPAQETADISLIRLDISKKWRFGKFVLENYLAYQKTDNKAVLRTPEFYTYNSLYFDQTFFKVLKSNIGFDVRYNSQYANYSYSPATSQFYVGSDEVLKSIPVVDFYFKANLKRANIFLKYDFINQGFPAAGYFTVNRYPMQDALLKFGVSWNFYD, encoded by the coding sequence ATGCAAAAAGTTTTTAAAATCTGCCTTATCGTTTTTCTTTTTGTAGGCATTAATAATGTCTTTGCTCAAGATTTAAAAACTTCTGTAGGTACAAATAAAGAGCTTGATTCTGTTCGAAAAAAACTCGATGGATCGCAGGATTCTATAATTTATACGGCAAAGTTTATTCGCTTTACAAAGCTGGCGTTAAGCAGAGATAGTATTATTTTACTTCCTTTGGATACTTCAACCGTTAACATTCAAAATTATAGTCCGCTGTTGCAGCCAAAATACCCAACCATAAGTACTGGAAATATGGGTTTACCGGCGAAGCCATTGTTGTACGAACCTACAAAAAGGATAGGCTTTGATGAAGGTTTTCATTCACTGGATTACTATGCTTTAACTCCCGAAGATATTATCTATTATCAGGCTCGTGCTCCTTTTACCAGTTTATATTTTGTAAGTGCCGGACAAAAAGAACAGCTATTCCGGGCTATTCATAGTCAGAATATTAAAAGAAATTGGAATGTTGGATTAAATTTCAATCGTGCTGATTCTCGAGGTTTTTATGCAAGGGAACGCGGTGATAATTTAAATGTCGCTTTATTTTCTTGGTATCAATCTCCAAGTAAAAGATATAACATGTGGGCATCGGCAATTTTTAATACCATGCGGGCTTATGAAAATGGTTCAATTGTGCAGGATGCAAAAATTTTCGAATCTGGATATGATAAAATAAGTAGAGATGCAGAAGTAGTGAGGTTAACAAATGCCCGAAATCTTTACCGTAAAAACACCTTGTTTTTGAAACAGACTTATTATGTTGGAAGAATCGATACATCAACAAATGTTAATAATGCTGTTTTACCAACCAATAAAATTAGCTATACGCTCGAATATAATAACAACAGTTACGATTTTTATAAAAACGAAGTTGATAATAAAAGTGTGTTGCCTAGAGCTTTGACGAAAGGAGATGGCTTAATAGATACTACATTCACCAATGATTCTACACATGTTCAGCATATTAAAAATGAGTTTATTTACAGCTTTTTTTTAAGGGCTAAAAACTCTACCGTAATCAAAAATGAATTAAAACTGGATGCAGGAATTAGGCATGAGTATTATAACTACAAATCTTTAGGTATTAGATCAAATAATACGTTGTATGAAGACAGGCAATTCTCTTTTCAAAATATCAGTTTATTAGGATCTCTTGGCTATCGATTCACTAAAAATATTGACCTCAACGCTGATGTTCAGCAGGTTTTTCAAGGGCGAAACGCTGGCGATTTCTTATATGAAGGTAAGAGTAATATCGTGTTAAGCAAATCAGTAGGAAAACTCGTTTTAGGCGCTTATTTGCAAAATAAATCTCCTCAAGAGCTATTTAACTATTACAATGGAAATCATTATGCCTGGAATATTGCAGATTTAAAAAACACAAAAGTCGCCAATTTATCCTTTAACTATATAAATGATCAATTGGGATTTGAAGCTGGAGCAAAATATTTTTTAACCAGTAATTACCTTTATTTTGCTCAAAGTGGCGTGAATGGAATTTTGCCGGCACAAGAAACCGCTGACATTAGTCTAATTAGATTGGATATTTCAAAAAAATGGAGATTTGGGAAATTTGTATTAGAAAATTATCTTGCCTATCAAAAAACAGATAATAAAGCAGTTTTAAGAACCCCAGAATTTTATACTTATAATAGTCTTTACTTTGATCAAACCTTTTTTAAAGTGTTAAAATCTAACATTGGTTTTGATGTAAGGTACAATTCTCAATATGCAAATTATTCATATTCACCAGCTACATCTCAATTTTATGTTGGTAGTGATGAGGTTTTAAAATCTATTCCAGTAGTAGATTTTTACTTTAAAGCGAATTTAAAACGGGCAAATATTTTCTTAAAATACGACTTTATTAATCAAGGATTTCCGGCAGCTGGGTACTTTACTGTAAATCGTTATCCGATGCAAGATGCATTATTGAAATTTGGGGTATCGTGGAATTTTTACGATTAA
- a CDS encoding peptidylprolyl isomerase: MSKAILKTEKGAMTVEFYDNDAPKAVANFKKLAQEGFYDGITFHRVIPNFMVQGGCPNSKDGASGMPGTGGPGYKIDCETSGENQYHDRGVLSMAHAGRNTGGSQFFICHSRTNTAHLDGVHTVFGKVIENVDLVDDIRQGDKIVGIEVLED, translated from the coding sequence ATGAGTAAAGCAATATTAAAAACAGAAAAAGGTGCAATGACTGTAGAATTCTACGATAATGATGCACCAAAAGCCGTTGCAAACTTTAAAAAATTAGCTCAGGAAGGCTTTTATGATGGCATTACCTTTCACCGCGTAATTCCTAATTTTATGGTTCAAGGCGGATGTCCAAATTCAAAGGATGGCGCTTCAGGAATGCCAGGTACTGGTGGCCCGGGTTATAAAATAGATTGCGAAACCAGTGGCGAAAATCAATATCATGATCGTGGTGTACTTTCTATGGCTCATGCGGGTCGTAATACAGGTGGATCACAATTTTTTATCTGCCATAGTCGCACCAATACAGCGCATTTAGATGGTGTACATACCGTATTTGGTAAAGTTATTGAAAATGTAGATCTTGTTGATGATATCCGTCAGGGAGATAAAATTGTTGGTATCGAAGTTTTAGAAGATTAA
- a CDS encoding purine-nucleoside phosphorylase translates to MLRAIEETVEYIKLKTANFKPEIGIILGTGLGGLVSEIQIEFQLMYSNIPNFPISTLEFHSGKLIFGTLNGKKIVAMQGRLHYYEGYSMQQITFPVRVMKGLGIENLIVSNAAGSLNPEFKKGDLMIIQDHINLQPDNPLRGLIESELGPRFPDMSEPYKRSIIAKALNIAKDLDIICHKGVYVAVSGPNLETKAEYKYLRLIGADAVGMSTVPEVIVANHASLPVFAISVLTDEGFPEVLLPFNLEEILEAAAKAEPKMTQILTRLIAEL, encoded by the coding sequence ATGTTAAGAGCAATAGAAGAAACAGTTGAATATATTAAGTTAAAAACAGCCAATTTCAAGCCTGAAATAGGCATTATTTTAGGTACGGGTTTAGGAGGATTAGTAAGTGAAATTCAAATTGAGTTTCAATTAATGTACTCAAATATCCCAAACTTTCCGATTTCTACATTAGAATTTCACAGTGGAAAATTAATTTTTGGAACCTTAAATGGGAAAAAAATAGTAGCCATGCAAGGTCGTCTGCATTATTATGAGGGTTACAGCATGCAGCAAATCACTTTTCCGGTTAGGGTAATGAAAGGCTTGGGAATTGAAAATTTAATTGTTTCTAATGCTGCGGGCTCTTTAAATCCTGAATTTAAAAAAGGCGATTTAATGATTATTCAAGATCATATAAATCTTCAGCCAGATAATCCATTGCGAGGATTAATCGAAAGCGAATTAGGTCCTCGTTTTCCAGATATGAGCGAACCTTATAAGCGCTCTATTATTGCAAAGGCATTAAATATTGCTAAAGATTTAGATATTATTTGCCACAAAGGCGTGTATGTAGCCGTTTCCGGACCAAATTTAGAAACAAAAGCAGAATATAAATATTTACGTTTGATCGGTGCCGATGCTGTTGGTATGAGTACCGTACCCGAAGTTATTGTGGCAAATCATGCTAGTTTGCCGGTTTTTGCAATTTCTGTTTTAACTGATGAAGGTTTCCCTGAAGTTTTATTGCCTTTTAATCTTGAAGAAATTTTAGAAGCTGCGGCTAAAGCAGAACCCAAAATGACACAAATTCTTACCCGCTTAATTGCCGAACTTTAA
- the rlmH gene encoding 23S rRNA (pseudouridine(1915)-N(3))-methyltransferase RlmH: protein MKITLIAIGKTEEKYLIEGIEKYISRLKHYINFSFLAFPDVKNVKNLSEAQQKAKEAALIHKQINNGDVVILLDEKGKKYTSVAFSNYLNKQMIGSVQHLIFVIGGPYGFDESVYERANGLISLSDMTFSHQMIRLFFVEQLYRGFSILKGEPYHHA, encoded by the coding sequence ATGAAGATTACCCTTATCGCCATTGGCAAAACAGAAGAAAAATATTTGATTGAGGGTATCGAAAAATATATATCACGTTTAAAGCACTATATAAATTTTAGTTTCCTGGCTTTTCCTGATGTTAAAAATGTAAAAAATTTAAGTGAAGCTCAACAAAAAGCAAAGGAAGCTGCACTGATTCACAAACAAATTAATAATGGAGATGTTGTTATTTTGTTGGATGAAAAAGGTAAAAAATACACTTCGGTTGCCTTTTCCAATTACTTAAATAAACAAATGATTGGAAGTGTGCAGCATTTAATCTTTGTAATAGGCGGTCCTTATGGCTTTGATGAAAGTGTTTATGAGCGTGCAAATGGATTAATTTCGCTGTCGGACATGACTTTTTCCCATCAAATGATTCGCTTGTTTTTTGTGGAACAATTGTATCGGGGTTTCAGTATTTTAAAAGGAGAACCTTATCATCATGCGTAA
- a CDS encoding DUF5606 family protein codes for MNLRGIVAVSGRSGLFKLVGQNKVGYILEGLDAQKVKVVANITNTKLASLEDITVYGEDEEIKLADIFAKISEKGSTPDLKEDLRSYFLEVAPGHDQEKVYASDMKKIITWYNLLKDLPLFTEETPETPGSPAEVKLSEEKAASDKKQKTTGSKASASAKTSTKTSAPAKKASMTSKKGV; via the coding sequence ATGAATTTAAGAGGAATTGTTGCCGTTTCCGGCAGATCAGGTTTATTTAAGCTGGTTGGACAAAATAAGGTTGGTTATATTTTAGAGGGTTTAGACGCTCAGAAAGTTAAAGTTGTAGCCAACATCACAAACACTAAACTAGCATCTTTAGAAGATATTACCGTTTATGGCGAAGATGAAGAAATTAAATTAGCTGATATTTTTGCTAAAATTTCTGAAAAAGGAAGTACTCCTGATTTAAAAGAAGACTTACGTTCATACTTTCTTGAAGTTGCGCCAGGTCATGATCAGGAAAAAGTATATGCTTCAGACATGAAGAAAATTATCACTTGGTATAATTTACTAAAGGATTTGCCTTTGTTTACTGAGGAAACTCCTGAAACTCCAGGTTCACCTGCAGAAGTAAAGTTATCAGAAGAAAAAGCAGCTTCAGATAAGAAGCAAAAAACAACTGGTTCTAAAGCATCAGCAAGTGCAAAAACAAGTACTAAAACTTCTGCTCCAGCTAAAAAAGCAAGCATGACAAGTAAGAAAGGCGTTTAA
- the lpxK gene encoding tetraacyldisaccharide 4'-kinase — MLLNYLRLLLLPFSFIYGIAITLRKKLYDWGIMRSVKFDLPVICVGNLAVGGSGKTPTTEYLVRLLTDYKVAILSRGYGRKTKGFFLADENATAETIGDEPLQYYKKFKKVTVAVCEDRITGINQLKENHDLIILDDAFQHRAVKAGLNILLFEFRKLGTLQFLLPAGNLRDVFSSRKRADILLVTKSPVPLLHVAQQASINELQPNDSQPVLHSYLKYGELIHLYEDESRSLDSIKDFEIYLLTGIANPDPLIEELEKFSKTIKLEKYADHHTFSVHEIKKFKSAFENGSGKEKIIITTEKDSQRLRATEFKDLLVNLPVYYLPIEVDLFEKDKITFDELILKYVKSNRRNS; from the coding sequence ATGCTACTTAACTATTTACGTTTACTACTTCTTCCTTTTTCTTTCATTTATGGAATCGCCATTACCCTTAGAAAAAAACTTTATGATTGGGGAATCATGCGCTCCGTAAAATTCGATTTACCCGTTATTTGTGTGGGTAATTTAGCCGTTGGCGGTTCCGGAAAAACGCCGACAACCGAATATTTAGTTCGTTTACTAACCGATTATAAGGTTGCCATATTGAGTAGGGGTTATGGAAGAAAAACAAAGGGTTTTTTTCTGGCTGATGAAAATGCAACCGCAGAAACTATAGGTGATGAGCCTTTGCAATACTATAAAAAATTTAAAAAGGTAACTGTAGCAGTTTGTGAGGACCGCATCACAGGAATTAATCAATTGAAAGAAAATCATGATTTAATCATTTTAGATGATGCTTTTCAACATCGTGCTGTAAAAGCGGGCTTGAATATTCTACTTTTCGAATTTAGGAAGTTGGGTACTTTACAGTTTTTGCTTCCGGCAGGAAACCTCAGAGATGTTTTTTCTTCCCGCAAAAGAGCAGATATATTATTGGTTACTAAATCTCCGGTTCCACTTTTGCATGTAGCCCAACAAGCTTCAATAAACGAGTTGCAGCCAAACGATAGTCAGCCAGTATTGCATTCATACCTAAAATATGGAGAACTTATTCATTTATATGAAGATGAAAGTCGCTCTTTAGATTCAATTAAGGATTTCGAAATTTATTTATTAACGGGAATTGCCAATCCCGATCCTTTAATTGAAGAGCTGGAGAAATTTTCAAAAACAATAAAACTTGAAAAATATGCGGATCATCATACGTTCTCTGTCCACGAAATAAAAAAGTTTAAATCAGCTTTTGAAAATGGCTCAGGAAAAGAAAAAATCATCATCACAACAGAAAAGGATAGTCAGCGTTTAAGAGCTACAGAATTTAAAGATTTACTGGTAAATTTACCTGTATATTATTTACCAATAGAGGTTGATTTATTTGAAAAAGATAAGATTACCTTTGATGAACTTATATTAAAGTATGTTAAGAGCAATAGAAGAAACAGTTGA
- a CDS encoding asparagine synthetase B — MDEDQKNHLKAYGIAYWTISKQLEVDWLLNYRGGSFLIKYNKTVEDELKIRGVSYEVLADGKVVNLLNEISDPSVNMEMVKLEKTPKIAVYSPKSKLPWDDAVTLVLTYAEIPYEVIYDDDILQDKLSKYDWLHLHHEDFTGQYGRFWSAFKYATWYQEDVKNQEALAKRMGYKKVSEMKLAVAKHIKEYCAGGGFLFAMCSGTDSFDIALAADGIDICAQMFDGDPVDPNAQAKLDYNKTLAFQNFRLDNNPLNYEFSDIDATQTRMLNQTNDYFTLFDFSAKWDLVPTMLTQNHNKVIKGFMGQTTAFKKDLVKTSVTVLGENKGAGEVRYLHGEIGKGQFTFYGGHDPEDYQHAVGDPPTDLNLHPNSAGYRLILNNVLFPAAKKKPQKT; from the coding sequence ATGGATGAGGATCAAAAAAATCATTTAAAAGCTTATGGCATTGCCTATTGGACCATTAGTAAACAGCTAGAGGTTGATTGGCTTTTAAACTATCGTGGTGGAAGTTTTTTGATAAAATACAACAAAACCGTTGAAGATGAATTAAAGATTCGTGGGGTATCATATGAAGTATTAGCAGATGGAAAAGTAGTGAATTTGCTTAATGAGATCAGCGATCCATCGGTTAATATGGAAATGGTTAAATTAGAAAAGACACCAAAAATTGCGGTTTATTCCCCAAAAAGTAAATTACCATGGGATGATGCCGTTACGTTGGTTTTAACCTATGCTGAAATTCCTTATGAAGTAATATACGATGATGATATTTTACAAGATAAATTAAGCAAATACGATTGGCTGCATTTACATCATGAAGATTTTACGGGTCAGTATGGCCGTTTTTGGTCGGCATTTAAATATGCTACCTGGTATCAGGAAGATGTTAAAAATCAAGAAGCCCTGGCCAAACGGATGGGTTATAAAAAGGTTTCTGAAATGAAATTAGCCGTAGCCAAACACATTAAAGAATATTGCGCTGGTGGAGGTTTTCTCTTCGCGATGTGCTCCGGAACAGATAGTTTCGATATTGCCCTGGCAGCTGATGGAATAGACATATGTGCACAAATGTTTGATGGTGATCCGGTAGATCCAAATGCGCAAGCTAAGCTAGACTATAATAAAACACTCGCTTTCCAAAATTTTAGACTGGACAATAATCCATTGAACTATGAATTTTCTGATATTGATGCTACCCAAACCAGAATGTTAAATCAAACAAATGATTATTTTACATTATTCGATTTCTCTGCGAAGTGGGATTTAGTGCCAACTATGCTTACTCAAAACCATAATAAAGTTATAAAAGGTTTTATGGGCCAAACGACTGCTTTTAAAAAGGATCTTGTTAAAACCAGTGTAACAGTTTTGGGCGAAAATAAGGGTGCTGGCGAAGTGAGGTATTTACATGGAGAAATAGGAAAAGGGCAGTTTACATTTTACGGAGGCCACGATCCAGAAGATTATCAACATGCTGTTGGAGACCCACCAACTGATTTAAATCTTCACCCTAATTCTGCCGGTTACCGGTTAATATTAAATAACGTATTGTTTCCGGCGGCTAAAAAGAAACCACAAAAAACTTAA
- a CDS encoding porin family protein, translating into MKKLLLSASVILLATGAFAQTTMTGSDARFGIKAGVNLARFHASGTNGNTSYNDNVKDNVGFNVTAFADFGVGNNFFIQPGVSLQNKGAKFESTNAVTAGNSTTTIVSTNKTSLMTIEVPINAVFRIPTGNAGAIQINAGPYVGFNISGKNKVESTTTISNNTANTSTASTASNENDLSFGSATDKNYSSTEFGANFGLAYRTNSGFLVGANYGLGLSNLIPKDSRSNGSDAKLTNRVLGLSVGYSF; encoded by the coding sequence ATGAAAAAATTATTATTAAGTGCATCAGTTATTTTATTAGCAACAGGTGCCTTTGCGCAAACAACAATGACGGGTTCAGATGCAAGGTTTGGTATAAAAGCTGGCGTCAACTTAGCAAGATTCCACGCTAGTGGCACAAATGGTAATACCAGTTATAACGACAATGTAAAAGATAATGTTGGATTTAACGTTACTGCATTTGCTGATTTTGGTGTAGGAAATAATTTCTTTATCCAACCGGGTGTTTCATTACAAAATAAAGGTGCAAAATTCGAATCTACAAATGCTGTAACTGCAGGCAATAGCACTACAACTATTGTTTCGACTAACAAAACTAGTTTAATGACAATTGAAGTTCCGATTAATGCTGTATTTAGAATCCCAACTGGAAATGCTGGTGCGATTCAAATTAATGCTGGACCATATGTTGGTTTCAATATTTCTGGAAAAAATAAAGTAGAGTCTACTACTACCATCAGTAATAACACCGCAAATACGTCTACAGCAAGTACTGCATCTAACGAAAACGATTTATCGTTTGGTTCTGCAACAGACAAAAACTATAGCAGTACTGAGTTTGGAGCAAACTTCGGTTTAGCTTATCGTACCAATTCAGGTTTTTTAGTAGGTGCTAATTATGGCTTAGGTTTATCAAACTTAATCCCTAAAGATTCTAGATCAAATGGAAGCGATGCTAAATTGACTAACCGCGTATTAGGTTTATCAGTTGGTTATTCTTTCTAA